A stretch of DNA from Maridesulfovibrio sp.:
GTTGGCCGTTTCATCTGTGGAGCCGTTATCGAGAACGAATATCCTGCTTTCGTATAGTTCCGAATTACGCAGGGATTTGAGCGTGGAGTCCAGTTCTTCGGCCTTGTTGTAGGAATAGAGCAGGATGGCCGTTCTGCCCGGCAGCGGTCTTTTTTCAGAATCAAGGCCGCGAGCCAGATCGTGGAGGCGCAGTGTTTCCGAAACACGCCATGGCTGTTTTTGTACGCATGCGGCAAGACTGCGTATGGCTGCGTTCCGATCCCCCATTTTAAGAGAACAGGAAGCGATAAGCTGGGCGGTTTCGGTTTCGCCGAAAACAGCGGAAACATCTTCAAGCAGGTCTGCCGCTTCCTGCAGGTCTGTGTTCATGAGGCGGAAAAAGGCCCGTGCAGCATTGACTGCCGGTCGGACAGCTTCGTGCTGTTCCATGCTGAGCAGCTTCAGGCCGTATCTGAAATCGGAACTTGCTCCGGCATGGATCAGTCCCTGCTGGAGCCAGAACAGGTTCCCCGGTTCTTTTTCAAGACACGACTCAATGTAATGCCTTATTTTGTCGTTGTCCCGCCGTGCGGTGATACGCAGAAAATACGAAAGGTTTTCCGGGCGCACCCATGCCGCGGCAACATGCCTGAGGCAGGTCAGTGCCGGACCGGAGAAAAATCCGGGAGCTGTTTCAAGATTGAGGATTGAACGGGCGAGGTTCCCGTCGAGCGGGTTTGCCGCATATGCGGCAAACAGGAGTTCGGCACCTAGTCCGGAATCAGATTCCAGCGAACGAATACCTGTTCCGAGCAGATGGGTGGAGCCGACCGAGCCCATGAGCAGCCTGCGCCGTATCTGCGGATTCATTTCATCCCAGAAACCGTTTTCGGAAGAGGTCTCCATATCCGTGCCTCCTTATGCGTTGTCCATTGTTGATATTTTCAGGACAGTTCCGTTTAGTATCGCTTTATTCTTTCATAAGCAAATACAGCGGTTTTTATAAGTACGCAACAAGGCTGAATCCGAAGGGATGTCGGAATACTGTAATACGTTTCTGTGCCGGTTTTATTTGCCGGTCAGGGCATCAATATCGGGCAGCTCGGTAAGCGGTTCATCCTTGGGCAGCGAACAATAGACCCGGAGCAGGGCCTGCGCTTTTGCTGCGCTGCTCAAGTAGGTGCGCACTATCTTCCGGTTTATGCGGCCCATCTGTTTGCGCAGTTCTCCGTCTTCAATGAGCCTGCCCATGGCGGTTGCAAGGGCGTCAACATCTTCCACCTTGCATAGAAATCCGTTTATTCCGTCGCGGATCAGTTCCGGTGTGCCGCCCGCATCCGTGCATACTGTTGCGAGACCTGCGTCAAAGGCTTCGAGCAGGGTGTTTGGAATGGATTCCTGACGGGAACTCATTACGTAAATGTGGGAGATGGCGAGTAGTTTTACCACTTCTTCATGGCTGATGTAGCCGGGACACTCAATGCGCTCCAGTGTTGAAGGAGAAGCCATGCTGCTGTATTCGGAAAGATTTTCCAATCCTACGGCAATGAAACGTACCCCCTCACAGTTCTGACTGGAAAGAAGTTTGTCCACAGCCCGGATGAATACGTCCGGGCCTTTGGCATGTCCTGAATTGCCCACGTAGATTACGCTGGTGGAAACGGAACGCCGCGGTTTGCGTCCGCCACCGGCAAAGGAGTTGTAGACCACCTGGGCACGTTTTCCCGGTACTCCGTGCTTCAGAAGCATTTCGCGGCCTTTGGCCGAGTTGCAGATGAAGCCGTTGCCGATCAGTGAAAAAATAGGCGCCAGCGGGTTGGGCTTGTAGATTACTCCCCGGTTGAAGAACAGCTTGAAATTCCGTCCGCCGAGCAGGGAAAGACCTTTGGTGATGCACCCGATCTTGATTGCCCTGTTGTGGAAGGTATGGACCACGTCAATGTGGTGCTCCTCAATGATTTCGGCCAGAAAGCCCGCTGCGGCGAGCATGTTTTTGAAATCATCCAGAATGATCACTTCCACGCCCATGCTTTTCAATTCCGGAATCAATCCTGATTCAGGCGGGAGAACGGCAACTACTTCGAGCCCGGCAATCAGCATGGCCTTGGCACTGTTGATCAACTGACGGCTGCCGCCGGAGAGTTTTCCGGTATCGGTGATGTATAATACCCTGCCGATATCATTGCGCTTGCTGAAAAATTTGAAGCAGACCATTGCCGGTGCTTCGTATGAGTACATGAGCAGCCGTTTTTTTATCCAGGCAGCGTCTTTTTCCTTGCCCACACCGATACGGTTGAAGCGCATCGGGTCCGTTCCGAGCATATTTGCCGAGCGCTCAAGGGTGAACGTGCCGGAAAATCCGGCTGCTGCGGCCTCCTGCATGGAAAGCGGGTCGAAGTGCCCCCACGGCCAGCAAAAATATTGACGGCGGGCGTTGTTGATGCTGCTTATTTTTTCCAGACAGCGGGTGAAATCTTTTCGGCAGAATGCACGTCTTTCTTCATCGCTGCGTCTTTTGAAGGAAACCTTGCCCTTGCGGAAGACCGGCCAGAATCCGTTGTAGGCAAACGCGCTGCCGTTGTCGAAGACCGGCAGTTCCGTATTGAATTTGCGGTAGATTCCCCATGTGGACCAGTGGGAGGCGAGCGAAAATGTTCCTTTGGACCGGAAATCCTTGAAGCAGCCCTGATGTCTGCATGTGTGGGCGTGGACTTCCATGCCTTTGTCCCGGACCAGAGATTTCAGTTCGGCTTCGTTCATGAACTGGGAGGTGTCGTTTTCCGAAAGAGCCTTGATGAACGACTCGCGCATGGAAAGCATTCGGGGGACATCCGCTTCGGTCCTGATTTTACCGCTGCCGATAAAGTCGCTGACAGCGAAAAATATACCGGTCATACCCCTTTCTTCCAGCAGCGGAACGGCGTTGATCCAGTTGCTTATGTGACAGTCGTCAAAGGTCAGGACCACATATTTATCGTCAATGGGTTTGCGACCCATGCATATTTCGAAAAGATGGTCGGCGGTGATGGTCTTGAAGCCCATTTCAAGCATTGCGTCCAGGTGCGATGCGAAAAGGGCGGGGGAATGGCCGTCTTCTTCGCAGACGGCGTGATAACAGAACACGGGGACACTCTTACCGAGCATGAGACAACTCCGAAATGCTTCTATTTCAACTGTCCTCCCCCCGCCGGGGCAGGGGGAGGAAGATGGATTACATCTGCAGACGGAAAGTGTCTGTTGACAGCTTCCGTTCGAGTCGTCTTGCCACGAGACTCATCAGGTAGCAACAAATAAAGTACAAAAATGCTATCGTGGTGTAGATTTCGAAGGGGTATATCATCAGTCTGTTGTTCAGACCCTGAGCTACGAATGTGAGTTCAAGAACACCGATGACGAATGCCAGCGAGGTGTCCTTGAAGATGGCGATGAACTGTCCGACAATGGCCGGAAGCATCTGCTTCAATGCCTGGGGCAGGATGATTTTGCGCATGGTCTGCCAGTAGGTGAGTCCGGTGGAAACTGCTGCCTCGAACTGTCCCGGGGGCAGGTTCTGGATGCCGGAACGAACTATTTCCGCCAGATATGCACCGGTGAAGATGGTCAGCGCAATAGTCGCGGACCAGAATACGTTCATGAACTGCCCGGTCAGGATCGGGATGAAGAAGTATATCCAGAAAATGACCATGATAAGCGGGTTGCCGCGGATTAGTTCAATGTACAGAGTGGAAGGTATGAGGAAAAGCTTGTTCCTGGAGGTGCGGCCTATGCCCACGATCAGGCCGATGAAGAAGCTTACCGAGATTGCTATAACGGACATGAGGATGGAGAAGGAGAGTCCGCCCAGTCCCCAGAGGATATCGTTCGGATCGCCGTTGGGGAATTTCCACCAGAGCATGGTCCCGAGGTTATCCCAGATAATCTGGAAATTGAATTTTGAAACACCGTAGGCCGCCATGACCAGCAGAAAACCGAGGCAGCCGAGAAAGACGCCCTTCCACAGGTAGGACATTATTTTCATTACGGCTGAGAAAAAGGCCTTTCGTGCGGCCTGGCTGCTGGTAAGGCTGAAATTTTCCTTGCGGCTGCGCATGAACCGCCGGTGCATCCTGGCCAGGAAGGCCACCGGAGCCTCGAAAGGCCAGAAAATCATGTGCGCGATGTGGTGTCCGGCCTTCCAGCTTTTCTTGGGGAGTATCTGGAGTCGCCAGTTTACCAGAGTGAGGATGCCGGCAATGATAAGCGACAGCGAAAGGTAGATTACCGTTGCGGCAGAAGTCGCTTCAAAGCCCTTGAAGGTCAGTGATTCGATCTGCTGCGAGGACCAGCACAGCTCGGCGACGCCGACGACCATGGCCAGAGAGGAGTTCTTCATGTTGTTCAGGAACTCGCTGCCCAGGGGCGGGATTATGGCCCGGAACGCAAGCGGCAGGATGATTCTGGTCAGGGTCTGGAAGGTGCTGAGGCCGGAAGAATAGGCTGCTTCAAGCAGACCCTTGGGGATGGACTGGATTCCGGCACGGATGACTTCCGCCATGAAGGCGCTGGTATAAATTCCCAGACCGACAGTTGCGGAGAGCATTTCGAAGTTCTGATCAAAGAGAAAGTTGCGCACGTTTTCCGGCAGGCCCATGGGCAGCGCGAAATACCAGAAAAAGAGCTGCACCAGCAGAGGGGTGTTCCTGAAAAATTCCACGTAACAGGTGCAGAAGCAGTATACCGGCTTGAACTGCGAGAGTCTGCCCAGCCCGAAAAGTATGCCCAGTCCCAGGGCGATGACCGAACTCATCAGGGTGATGCTTACTGTGAGTCCTAAGCCGTTGATGAGCATGTCGCCAAGGACTTCTCCGTAGGCCGGATCTCTTTTGTAGAGTACGGTCCAGTCGAACTTGTAGCCGAAGTCGAAGACCCACCCGAAATAATAGACCAGGAGCCCTGTTACAAATGCCAGACACAGGTATTGAACCCATGTTTTTTCCAGATAACGGTTGATCATCGCGAAAACTGTCTCTTTTTTGTTTGCCGGACGTTGATACGGCAAACGTTTCCGTAAGCTCTGTCTGTCCGGTATGGAACTGATCCCGGCAGGATTCTCAAAAACCCTGCCGGAATCAGCATGAATGCTTTAATCAGGAAAACCCGCAGGTCTTCCGGTGAGCCCTAGGGCCACATTTCGATTTTTTCGGTGAGCGGGAAGTAGTACTTGGTGTCGGGACCGTACCACTTGTTGTAGATTTTTTCGTAGGTACCGTCTTTCCACATATCCTGAATGGCGAAGTTGACGGTGTCGCGAAGTTTGGAATCATTTTCGGGCAGGCCGATGCCGTAGGGTTCGTTGGAGAAGAAGTCGCCTACGAGCTCATACTTTCCGGGAACCTGTGCTGCGTAGCCGAGCAGGATGGTGGAGTCTGTGGACCATGCGTCTGCGCGACCCATCTGCAGTGCCTGGAAGCATTCGGATTCCTTCTGGTAGGAGATAACTTTGGGATTGGGGTCACCCATTTTCTTGAGCAGGTTTCTGACGTTGATTTCGGAAGTTGTGCCCTGCATAACGGCAATTCTTTTGCCTACGAAGTCTTTGAGGTCAGCGTATTTGCCTTTGGGGGCCAGAAATTTCTGTCCGTCAAAAAAGTAGGTGATGGAGAAGTCGATGGAGTTGTCGCGTGAACGTTTATGGGTCATGTTGGAAACGGACATATCGATGCGGCCCTGCTGCAGAAAGCCGATACGGGTCTTGTTGTTTACCGGGACCTGGTCGATTTTAACGCCCATGCGTCTTGCGATTTCGTTGGCGATGTCAACATCGAAGCCGACCCATTCTTTCTTGTCGTTGTAGAAAGCGCCGGGAATGGAGTCGGTCATGATGCCGATGCGTACTACCTTGTCCTTCATGATCTTGTCATAGGCGGCACCTGCCATGGCAGTTGCTGCAAAAGCCATAACCAGAGCGGCTGTGAGAGCCAGAGTCATAAACCTTTTCATTCTTTCCTCCTGCGTGGAAGTAGACGTAGAGTATACAAAAAAGCGGAGTTCCGACACCGGAACACCGCCTGCTGCCTAATGTGATAGAATCTTGCTCAGGAAGAGTTTGGAACGCTCGTGCTGAGGGTTGTTGAAAAATTCTTCCGGTGTGTTCTCTTCGATAAGGGTCCCTTCATCCATGAACAGCACCCTGTCGGCGACTTCCCTGGCAAATCCCATTTCGTGTGTTACGCAGACCATGGTCATGCCTTCGCGAGCCAGCGCTTTCATTACATCCAGAACCTCGTTGATCATTTCCGGGTCGAGAGCCGAGGTCGGTTCGTCAAAGAGCATGATGTTCGGCCGCATGGCCAGTCCCCGGGCAATGGCTACGCGCTGCTGCTGGCCTCCGGAAAGCTGGGAGGGATAATCCCCGGCCTTGTCGGGAATGTTGACCTTGGAGAGGAGCTCCATGGCCAGTTCAACCGCTTCTTTGCGCTTCATGTTCCGCACCATTGTCGGTGCCAGTATGATATTTTCCAAAACCGTCATATGCGGATAGAGGTTGAAAGACTGGAAGACGAACCCTATCTCGGCGCGGAGCATAGGAAGATTGACTCTCGGGTCATTCACGTTCATGCCTTCTACAAGAATTTCACCTTCCTGAATGGGTTCAAGGCGGTTTATGCACCGGATCATGGTGCTTTTACCGGATCCTGAAGGGCCGCAGACAACCACCACCTCGCCTTTCTCAATTGTGAGATTGAGATTTCTCAGGGCGTGGTATTCACCGTAGTACTTATTGACGCTGTTAAATTTTATCACTTTTGTACAAATCCCGTAAAAAATTATTCTGAAGCGGACGAAAACGGGTTATCAAATGGAACAAAATTCGGCAAGTTTTCACTCATTCCGGATTAAAATGCGTTTTTTTGCAGAATCGCGAATTATGTATCCTGATAAAAATCATTTTTGTTAAAAAACACCCCCGCTTTTCCTGCGATAAGCAAAACCACACAATTTTGTTTTTTGCGTATCACGAAATTAATTTTGTTTTCTTTGCGTTTTCGCTAGAAATTGTCCATTTTAATCAACATCAGTGAAAGAAAAGGGCCCAAAGTGTTTGTGTATGATTTCAGCCCGATCCGCTGATGTGATTCGGTTTCAGGTAGCTCTTGCCAAATATATTCCAATAAACAGCAACCTGCGACTTTTATCAACATGCAATATATATTAAGTTGAAAAGGTTTCGACTTAGAGATATGAAAAAGCCATGCCTGACAGCACATTACTATTCATAGCCGAACCTCAGTCCGTTACCTCCGTTTTTTCCCCCCTCAAGGAGGCGGGATATCAGGCCGGGCTTGCCGATAATCTGGCCGGAGCCATTAATTTCATAAAAAAATCGAAACCGTGCCTGATCTTTACAAGACCGGTAATGCAGGGCTATTCCGCACAGGCTCTTCTTGCCGAAGCTGTCAATATTGAAAATTTCCCTCCGGTTGTTGTCTTTTCCCGCAGCGGATCAGCAGACGAAGCGCGCAGGTACATGGAGCTCGGCGCTCGTGATTATTGGCTGGAACCCCTGTCCTGGGAGAAAATCAAGCTCATGCTTCCGGATGAGCGTCCTCCGGCCATGCCATCCGAAGAGGATCTGGGAGACCCGCAGCCGGGAGCTGGTTCGCAGGGAACGCAGGGGCGGTATCAGGTAATCGGCCGTCACCCGGCGATGATGCGTGTGCTCGGCCTTGCCAGACAGGTGGCCAAATCCAAGGCCACGGTGCTCATTTCCGGTGAATCCGGAACCGGTAAGGAAATGTTCGCGCGGTTTCTGCATCATCATTCCGACCGCAGTGACAAGCCTTTTGTCGCCATAAACTGCGCCGCCCTGCCTGAACATCTTTTGGAATCAGAACTTTTCGGCCATGAAAAAGGAGCCTTTACCGGTGCAATCAGCCGTAAGCTCGGAAAATTCGAGCTTGCATCGGGCGGCACCATTCTTCTTGATGAAATAACCGAAATGGACCTCGGGTTGCAGGCCAAGCTGCTGAGGGTGCTGCAGGAAGGGGAAATAGACCGCGTTGGCGGTGTGGATACGGTTAAAGTGGATGTCCGCGTGCTGGCGACCACCAACCGGGCCATTGAGGAGACGGTAAAGGAAGGGAAATTTCGGCAGGACCTTTTCTACCGGCTCAATGTCATTCCCCTGAAACTCCCTGCTCTGGCCCAGCGCGGTGAAGACGTCCTGTTGCTGGCCAAATTTTTCGTGGATAAGAACTGCTCTGAATACGGGCTCAAACCGTTGGAATTTTCCGATGAAGCCGTTAAATGGCTTCTCGGCTATGAATGGCCGGGAAACGTTCGCGAGTTGCAGAACCTGATGGAGAGAGCGGTTCTTCTGGCCGGCAGCGGTCCCATTGAATCGAGACATTTCCTGAACGATCCCGATGCTTGGATGCCCGAGGAAGAGTTTGTGAACGCCGAGCCCGGTTCCGCTATGGGGCTCTCGGGTGATGGAGACTCTGCGTCCGGCGAGGCCGGCGTCGCCGCTTCATTCGATCTTATGCCCATTTCCGAGATGGAAAAGAAGATGATAATAAAAAGTCTTGATCAGACGCAGGGCAACCGTACCAAGGCAGCAGAACTTCTGGGCATATCCGTACGCACCCTGCGCAACAAGCTTAATGACTACAAAAAGCAGGGGTTGGACCTGTAACCGTTTTGTCTTTTCATTCCCCGCGGGGGGCAATACACACCCGGATCACGGAATTAATCCGGTCCGGGACAATCCTTTGATCTGCCATGAAGAAGTTAATCCTATTCCCGGTTTTTGCCTTACTGTTTGTTCTTGTTTCCTCTTTTACAGTCTGCGCTTCAGGCGGAGATTCCCTGCGCATAACTCCAGTGGTCAGGGCCGTGCAGCAGACCGCTCCGGCAGTTGTAAACATAACAGTAACCAGTGTGGTGGAACGCGGAGTTTCGCCTTTCGGGCAGATGTTCGGCGGTGATCCGTTCGATTCATTTTTTAATGGTTTCCAGACCAGAAAGCAGAAGTTCAGGGCCACCAGCACCGGCTCGGGCGTCATCATCAACGGGCATGACGGACTTATACTGACCAACGCGCATGTGCTGGCCGGCGGAAGCGATATCAAGGTCCGCACGATAAACGGACACGAGTACGAGGCCGAGATTGTCGGTTCGGATGCAGATTTCGATCTTGCCGTGCTCAAGATAAAAGGTGCTGGAAATCTTCCGCAGGTAAAGATGGGCGATTCATCGGATATTTATATCGGCGAGACAGTCATCGCCATCGGCAACCCGTTCGGATACACCCATACGGTTACCACCGGCGTTGTTTCCGCGCTTAAGCGTACCGTCAAATCCCAGCAGGGCACTTTCACGGATTTCATCCAGACCGATGCGGCCATCAATCCCGGCAACAGCGGAGGGCCGCTGCTCAACATCATGGGCGATCTGATCGGTATCAATACTTCCATCCAGGCCAGAGCCGAAGGCATCGGTTTTGCCATTCCCGTCAATAGGGCCAAAAGAGTTGTCAAGGAACTGCTTGCTTCCGGCAGGGTTTCTCCGGTCTGGCTGGGAGTAAGCGGGCAGGATCTTGATCAGGGTGCCGCCAGTTATTTCGGTTTGTCCCATGTGCACGGCCTGTTGGTGACCGAAGTCTACAAAGGGACTCCGGCATCCAAAGCCGGACTTGTTCCCGGAGATGTGATTCTTTCGATCGACGGTATAGAAGTAGAGGACAAGGACAGTTATCTTTCTTTGCTCCGGGGGCAGACCCGCGGCGAAAAAGTTGTTCTTGAAGCTCTCCATGCCGGATCGGTTTCCAAAGTGCGTCTTTATCCGCAGTCCCTTTCCTCCGCACAGTTGCGCGGTCTGGCCTGGGGGCGCTGGGGAATGGCTGTGAACCGCGACAGCAGAGGAAGGGGCGTTCTGGTTGAAAAAGTATCCCCCAACAGCCCGTCCGCCAGACTCGGACTTCAGCCGGGTGACAAGATTCATCAGATCGGCAACCGCATGGTCGGCTCTCAGCAGGACTTTCTGGATTCCTTCCTGCGCTATCGCATGAGCAATAAAGTAATGCTCAAGGTTCAGCGGGGCCGGAATTTCTATTACGTGAAGCTTAATTCATAAAAATACATTTAAGGTATTGAATTTGATGCGCTTAGCGCTTTTGAGAATTTGACTTCGCCGCCAGCGGCCAAAGGGGATAATCCCCTTTGGAATCCCTAATAGTTTAAGGCCCCGGCAGGCCTTGCCGTCGCTTAACTAAGAGCTTTGCTTTGAGTTTTAGCGACCTGTTGAAAGCAGAGATGTCGCCGAGGCTTTTAATGTCTAATTATTCAGGTTATCGGCGAGTGTCGGCTGCTTCCCGGTACACTCTGTCCACGCGGTCGAAGATTTTTTCCCATGTGTAGGGCTTGGAAACGGATTGAATGTAATCAAGATCCGGCCCGGCTCCTCCCAGAATGTCCTCAAAAGCCTCGGCAAGAGTTTCCGCCAGTTTACTTTCGAGCGCGGGCTCGTCTTCCGGGTAGGGGCGGTCCACGGTCATGAGCGCGGGCAGTTTTACCATGCGCACCATGGACGGATGCGCTGGCGTGAACAGCATTCGCGATCCGGGCAGGTCAGTGGTTATTATCCGACAGCCGCAGGCCAGTGCTTCCAGCAGCACCAGCGGCACCCCTTCGTAAAAGGACGGCAGCACGAAAATATCCGATTCCCGCATCAGGTCGGCAAGTTCACGGTGCGAAAGAATTCCGTGGACGGTCACTTTGTCGCCAAGCTCTGCCGCCAGTTCCAGACAAAGCCTCTTTTCCGCTCCGCTTCCGCCTCCAACAAGATGAAGGTGGAATTTTCTGTTTTTGAGCCGCGTCAGGCTTTTCAGCAGCCAGGGAACACCCTTGCTGGCGCCCAGTTTTCCGGCGTAAAGGAGCCGGACTTCCGCAGACCGCCTCTTGGTGCAGTCATGATGGAAGCAACTGCTGTTGAATCCTCCGCTGATTACGGATACCCGGTCTTCGGGATAATCCAGCAATCCGCAGACAGCCTGCTTCTGATCTTCGGACAGGGCTATTATCCGGTCTATTCCGGATAGTGATCCCTTTAGGGAACGGCCGAGTTCCGGGCAGAGTCTGTGCTGCCGCAGGCAGGTGCCGTGGCAGGTTGTCACCATGGGAAGGCGGGGTGCGACTTCACGGGTCACCGCCGAAGCCATCCATAAATGATTTGTGTGGACCACGTCCGGTTTGAAGGATGTGACCGCCCGGCCTATTTCCCGCCGGAAAGCGTTTTTGTAGCTTTCGATCTGTTGCGGGGTCAGGGATGAGCAGACCGTGCTTGAATAGGGCATGACGTCGCTCATGCCTACAATAGGGAAATCCAGATCGTGCCCGAAGCGGACAAAACAACAATTCTCCGGCGGGAGCACGGTTGTCGGCAGTCTGAAATCGTGCTCGGTACCGGCCACCAGAAAATTTTCATTTCCTCTGCTGCCGCTTTGCCTGATCATTTCCAGTACGTACTTGCCGCTGCCCGTGAAATCGGGTGTCTGGCTGATGACGTGTAGTACTTTCATGGGTGCCCGGTCAGTTGCCCGATTGCACGCCGGGCATTACACCGTAGCGATGCAGCACGGAATAGATAGGGCCTTCCGGAGTAAGTGTGCTCTTATACAGGGCGAAGCTGTCCAGTTGTGCCGGATCCAGTTCCAGCCGTCCGATTCGTTCTGCCAGTGCCGCCCAGTCGTCAGCCGCCTGTTTTTTTATGCGTCCAAGAGTCAGGTGGGCGTGGCACGTCTTTCTGTTTCGCTCGTATCCCAAAGCTACAAGGCTGCTGTCCACAAGTTCCGCATTCGCGCAGAATTGTTTTGCTCCGCGCTCAAGGTCTATCCAGATTATATGCGGGTTATCCATGCCGGGGAAAAATCCAGCTTTTCCTGCTGATATTTCAAAGGGTGCGGTTTTCAGTTCGGAGAGAGTTTTATGCAGGGCAGGGATATCCGTTTCCGGAATATTTCCGATAAATCTGAGGGTAAAATGCATGTTTTCAGGGCGGACCCAGGATATCCTTGATTCAAGCCCCTCGCTGAATCCGTCCATGGCTTCGCCGATGATCTTTTTCCAGTGTTCAGGAACAGGGTGTGCAATAAATGTTCTTATCTTTTTCATTGTATCCCAGCCCGTTAAAGTGTTTTTGATCAGGGTGTGGAAAAAGTGAAGAAGAATTTCAACATTCCGAACACGATATCATCGTTTTCGCTGTTGCAGTTTGAGTTTGTTACATAAGTAATATCGGGGATAATCGAGAAGTTGTCAGCAAGTTTGATCTCGTAGTAGGATTCATAGTGGAATTCCATATCATTATCTGAAG
This window harbors:
- a CDS encoding amino acid ABC transporter ATP-binding protein, which codes for MIKFNSVNKYYGEYHALRNLNLTIEKGEVVVVCGPSGSGKSTMIRCINRLEPIQEGEILVEGMNVNDPRVNLPMLRAEIGFVFQSFNLYPHMTVLENIILAPTMVRNMKRKEAVELAMELLSKVNIPDKAGDYPSQLSGGQQQRVAIARGLAMRPNIMLFDEPTSALDPEMINEVLDVMKALAREGMTMVCVTHEMGFAREVADRVLFMDEGTLIEENTPEEFFNNPQHERSKLFLSKILSH
- a CDS encoding ABC transporter substrate-binding protein, with amino-acid sequence MKRFMTLALTAALVMAFAATAMAGAAYDKIMKDKVVRIGIMTDSIPGAFYNDKKEWVGFDVDIANEIARRMGVKIDQVPVNNKTRIGFLQQGRIDMSVSNMTHKRSRDNSIDFSITYFFDGQKFLAPKGKYADLKDFVGKRIAVMQGTTSEINVRNLLKKMGDPNPKVISYQKESECFQALQMGRADAWSTDSTILLGYAAQVPGKYELVGDFFSNEPYGIGLPENDSKLRDTVNFAIQDMWKDGTYEKIYNKWYGPDTKYYFPLTEKIEMWP
- a CDS encoding sigma-54 dependent transcriptional regulator, whose product is MPDSTLLFIAEPQSVTSVFSPLKEAGYQAGLADNLAGAINFIKKSKPCLIFTRPVMQGYSAQALLAEAVNIENFPPVVVFSRSGSADEARRYMELGARDYWLEPLSWEKIKLMLPDERPPAMPSEEDLGDPQPGAGSQGTQGRYQVIGRHPAMMRVLGLARQVAKSKATVLISGESGTGKEMFARFLHHHSDRSDKPFVAINCAALPEHLLESELFGHEKGAFTGAISRKLGKFELASGGTILLDEITEMDLGLQAKLLRVLQEGEIDRVGGVDTVKVDVRVLATTNRAIEETVKEGKFRQDLFYRLNVIPLKLPALAQRGEDVLLLAKFFVDKNCSEYGLKPLEFSDEAVKWLLGYEWPGNVRELQNLMERAVLLAGSGPIESRHFLNDPDAWMPEEEFVNAEPGSAMGLSGDGDSASGEAGVAASFDLMPISEMEKKMIIKSLDQTQGNRTKAAELLGISVRTLRNKLNDYKKQGLDL
- a CDS encoding amino acid ABC transporter permease, which translates into the protein MINRYLEKTWVQYLCLAFVTGLLVYYFGWVFDFGYKFDWTVLYKRDPAYGEVLGDMLINGLGLTVSITLMSSVIALGLGILFGLGRLSQFKPVYCFCTCYVEFFRNTPLLVQLFFWYFALPMGLPENVRNFLFDQNFEMLSATVGLGIYTSAFMAEVIRAGIQSIPKGLLEAAYSSGLSTFQTLTRIILPLAFRAIIPPLGSEFLNNMKNSSLAMVVGVAELCWSSQQIESLTFKGFEATSAATVIYLSLSLIIAGILTLVNWRLQILPKKSWKAGHHIAHMIFWPFEAPVAFLARMHRRFMRSRKENFSLTSSQAARKAFFSAVMKIMSYLWKGVFLGCLGFLLVMAAYGVSKFNFQIIWDNLGTMLWWKFPNGDPNDILWGLGGLSFSILMSVIAISVSFFIGLIVGIGRTSRNKLFLIPSTLYIELIRGNPLIMVIFWIYFFIPILTGQFMNVFWSATIALTIFTGAYLAEIVRSGIQNLPPGQFEAAVSTGLTYWQTMRKIILPQALKQMLPAIVGQFIAIFKDTSLAFVIGVLELTFVAQGLNNRLMIYPFEIYTTIAFLYFICCYLMSLVARRLERKLSTDTFRLQM
- a CDS encoding glycosyltransferase, whose amino-acid sequence is METSSENGFWDEMNPQIRRRLLMGSVGSTHLLGTGIRSLESDSGLGAELLFAAYAANPLDGNLARSILNLETAPGFFSGPALTCLRHVAAAWVRPENLSYFLRITARRDNDKIRHYIESCLEKEPGNLFWLQQGLIHAGASSDFRYGLKLLSMEQHEAVRPAVNAARAFFRLMNTDLQEAADLLEDVSAVFGETETAQLIASCSLKMGDRNAAIRSLAACVQKQPWRVSETLRLHDLARGLDSEKRPLPGRTAILLYSYNKAEELDSTLKSLRNSELYESRIFVLDNGSTDETANVMDRWQQAFGEQMARIDLPVNIGAAAARNWLMNLLEVRECDFALYLDDDVEVEQDWLSRFGTAVAAYPDAGVWGCRVVSQSSPAVMQSVDLHIVQPSGEEGNGPEVDLTRISPNPFRVSDLHHQTLDAGYFAFMRPCASVTGCCHLFSTRKLLDNEGFSLFLSPSQYDDMEHDLRSCLKGQFAVYQGHLRILHRKNTGNASHVSVEQEGNALGNKYKMQAMHPRSEILRIMADEESLLRSDIEKKTQYLLDAGLIGSKV
- a CDS encoding trypsin-like peptidase domain-containing protein, whose amino-acid sequence is MKKLILFPVFALLFVLVSSFTVCASGGDSLRITPVVRAVQQTAPAVVNITVTSVVERGVSPFGQMFGGDPFDSFFNGFQTRKQKFRATSTGSGVIINGHDGLILTNAHVLAGGSDIKVRTINGHEYEAEIVGSDADFDLAVLKIKGAGNLPQVKMGDSSDIYIGETVIAIGNPFGYTHTVTTGVVSALKRTVKSQQGTFTDFIQTDAAINPGNSGGPLLNIMGDLIGINTSIQARAEGIGFAIPVNRAKRVVKELLASGRVSPVWLGVSGQDLDQGAASYFGLSHVHGLLVTEVYKGTPASKAGLVPGDVILSIDGIEVEDKDSYLSLLRGQTRGEKVVLEALHAGSVSKVRLYPQSLSSAQLRGLAWGRWGMAVNRDSRGRGVLVEKVSPNSPSARLGLQPGDKIHQIGNRMVGSQQDFLDSFLRYRMSNKVMLKVQRGRNFYYVKLNS
- a CDS encoding glycosyltransferase, with product MLGKSVPVFCYHAVCEEDGHSPALFASHLDAMLEMGFKTITADHLFEICMGRKPIDDKYVVLTFDDCHISNWINAVPLLEERGMTGIFFAVSDFIGSGKIRTEADVPRMLSMRESFIKALSENDTSQFMNEAELKSLVRDKGMEVHAHTCRHQGCFKDFRSKGTFSLASHWSTWGIYRKFNTELPVFDNGSAFAYNGFWPVFRKGKVSFKRRSDEERRAFCRKDFTRCLEKISSINNARRQYFCWPWGHFDPLSMQEAAAAGFSGTFTLERSANMLGTDPMRFNRIGVGKEKDAAWIKKRLLMYSYEAPAMVCFKFFSKRNDIGRVLYITDTGKLSGGSRQLINSAKAMLIAGLEVVAVLPPESGLIPELKSMGVEVIILDDFKNMLAAAGFLAEIIEEHHIDVVHTFHNRAIKIGCITKGLSLLGGRNFKLFFNRGVIYKPNPLAPIFSLIGNGFICNSAKGREMLLKHGVPGKRAQVVYNSFAGGGRKPRRSVSTSVIYVGNSGHAKGPDVFIRAVDKLLSSQNCEGVRFIAVGLENLSEYSSMASPSTLERIECPGYISHEEVVKLLAISHIYVMSSRQESIPNTLLEAFDAGLATVCTDAGGTPELIRDGINGFLCKVEDVDALATAMGRLIEDGELRKQMGRINRKIVRTYLSSAAKAQALLRVYCSLPKDEPLTELPDIDALTGK